A DNA window from Planctomycetaceae bacterium contains the following coding sequences:
- the glnD gene encoding [protein-PII] uridylyltransferase codes for MSATDVLEIDVSSLTERRRLVADFRDRAAQRSGSGDSGIEICEWYSDRLDELLTAMVRHQLVRQGVSEDAPFAVVCVGGNGRRRPAPYSDLDLLLVAESRSLARLSPMLSGFVRDCWDTGFQLGHSIRSPDDVVRFALEDVQFATSLIEMRLLTGSASLFDAVCQKVQRRVFGGDNPELFVARCVAARREEWMARGDSVNQVEPDVKRSPGGLRDLHLLRWVTFVRHGDSHPATMLEHGELRTRELAALTGADEFLTTLRVRLHCQAKLKQDVLTRELQLQLANGKISGDRDSLRGVEIFMQEYFRQTSQVSEITRRVTEVPQSPSILKRFYKAILPSRTPDGYKIENDVLDLDAAAVAGLRNDPVALLDAFLYAATEELSLAPWLRKSIGKIAPHLPRNLSREATQRFRRILRTADGLPQTLRMMNETGILQWLIPEFAEIGCLIQFNQYHSYTVDEHTLKTIHEVVALARDESPVGSAYEGVRHKATLHLSLLMHDIGKGREGDHSIIGAEICEGVATRLQMAEHKKQMMKFLVRHHLVMPDLAFRRDITDPSLLTDFARLVGSPEQLRMLYVLSVADIRAVGPDVWTDWKGELLAELYGRTMEIVSGRPFQHMEQERLHTIREHVRQSIVPIPGHSGPEWSAWIDKQLNALPPFYLMTENPDRIARDLDIMQQLGNAEVRIEGQHDAETDTVRYRILASSAFEPGSFHKMAGILSGLRMDICTAQSCTMADGTLIACFQVIDNDFSGPVPDARINSVSQAMIDVLTGKISVDSIFRKSSVFRMKRQAKSFLKVPPQVSIDNDCSEKFTVVDVFAMDSPGLLYTLALTLHQHGMSVELTRIATRIDQIVDVFYIVDASGRKVTDSGVLESLRSALMTELQALHDA; via the coding sequence GTGTCTGCTACCGACGTATTGGAAATCGACGTCTCCAGCCTTACGGAACGACGGCGGCTGGTCGCTGACTTTCGCGACAGGGCGGCGCAGCGTTCCGGTTCCGGCGACAGCGGGATCGAAATCTGTGAGTGGTACTCCGACCGGCTGGACGAACTGCTGACGGCGATGGTTCGTCACCAGCTTGTCCGGCAGGGCGTTTCGGAAGACGCGCCGTTCGCAGTTGTCTGTGTCGGTGGCAACGGTCGTCGTCGACCGGCGCCGTATTCGGATCTGGATCTGCTGCTGGTTGCCGAATCGAGGTCGCTGGCACGGCTGTCTCCGATGCTGTCGGGCTTCGTGCGCGACTGCTGGGACACCGGTTTTCAGCTTGGTCACAGCATTCGTTCACCGGACGACGTGGTTCGCTTTGCTCTGGAGGACGTGCAGTTTGCGACATCACTCATCGAAATGCGGCTGCTGACCGGTTCGGCAAGTCTGTTCGATGCCGTGTGTCAGAAAGTCCAGCGACGCGTGTTCGGCGGAGACAATCCGGAGCTGTTCGTCGCGCGGTGTGTGGCCGCTCGGCGCGAGGAATGGATGGCTCGCGGAGATTCCGTCAATCAGGTGGAACCGGACGTCAAACGATCGCCGGGCGGACTGCGAGATCTGCACCTGCTGCGCTGGGTGACCTTTGTTCGTCACGGAGATTCCCATCCGGCCACGATGCTGGAACACGGCGAACTGCGCACTCGCGAACTGGCGGCCCTGACGGGCGCCGACGAATTCCTGACGACGCTGCGAGTCCGGCTGCACTGCCAGGCGAAGCTGAAACAGGACGTGCTGACTCGCGAACTGCAGCTTCAGCTTGCCAACGGGAAAATCTCCGGCGACCGGGACTCCCTGCGCGGCGTCGAAATCTTCATGCAGGAATATTTCCGGCAGACGTCGCAGGTGTCGGAAATCACACGCCGCGTAACGGAAGTGCCGCAGTCGCCTTCGATCCTGAAGCGATTCTATAAGGCCATTCTGCCTTCGCGCACGCCCGATGGCTACAAGATTGAAAACGACGTGCTGGACCTGGACGCCGCCGCCGTCGCCGGGCTGCGGAACGATCCGGTCGCCCTGCTGGACGCCTTTCTCTACGCAGCGACGGAAGAGCTGAGCCTGGCACCGTGGCTTCGCAAGTCCATCGGCAAGATCGCTCCCCACCTTCCCCGCAACCTGTCGCGCGAAGCGACTCAGCGGTTTCGCAGAATCCTGCGAACCGCCGACGGACTGCCGCAGACTCTGCGGATGATGAACGAAACCGGTATTCTGCAGTGGCTGATTCCGGAGTTCGCCGAAATCGGCTGCCTGATTCAGTTCAATCAGTATCACAGCTACACGGTCGACGAACACACGCTGAAAACGATTCACGAAGTTGTGGCGCTGGCGCGTGATGAATCTCCCGTCGGTTCGGCGTATGAGGGTGTTCGCCACAAGGCCACGCTGCATCTTTCGCTGCTGATGCACGATATCGGCAAGGGACGTGAAGGCGATCACAGCATCATCGGCGCTGAAATCTGCGAAGGCGTTGCGACGCGCCTGCAGATGGCGGAACACAAGAAACAGATGATGAAGTTTCTCGTCCGGCACCATCTGGTGATGCCGGACCTGGCGTTTCGACGCGACATTACCGACCCGTCACTGCTGACAGACTTCGCTCGGCTGGTGGGATCGCCTGAACAGCTTCGAATGCTGTACGTGCTCAGCGTTGCCGACATCAGAGCCGTCGGGCCGGATGTCTGGACCGACTGGAAGGGTGAACTGCTGGCGGAACTTTACGGCCGAACGATGGAGATCGTCAGCGGCCGGCCGTTTCAGCATATGGAGCAGGAGCGGCTGCACACCATCCGCGAACACGTGCGACAGTCGATTGTTCCGATCCCCGGTCATTCCGGTCCGGAGTGGTCCGCATGGATCGACAAGCAGTTGAACGCGCTGCCGCCCTTTTATCTGATGACGGAGAACCCCGATCGCATCGCCCGCGACCTGGACATCATGCAGCAACTGGGCAATGCAGAAGTCCGCATTGAAGGCCAGCATGATGCGGAAACCGATACGGTGCGATATCGCATCCTGGCATCGTCGGCGTTCGAACCCGGCAGTTTTCACAAGATGGCGGGCATCCTGTCGGGACTGCGAATGGACATCTGCACGGCTCAGTCCTGCACAATGGCCGACGGAACTCTGATCGCCTGTTTTCAGGTCATCGACAACGACTTCAGCGGTCCCGTGCCTGATGCCCGCATCAACAGTGTTTCGCAGGCGATGATTGATGTGCTGACCGGAAAAATTTCGGTGGACAGCATCTTTCGCAAGAGCAGCGTCTTTCGCATGAAACGCCAGGCGAAATCATTCCTGAAAGTGCCGCCACAGGTTTCCATCGATAACGACTGTTCGGAAAAATTCACTGTCGTTGACGTGTTCGCGATGGACAGTCCCGGCCTGCTGTACACGCTGGCCCTCACGCTGCACCAGCACGGCATGTCGGTGGAACTGACTCGCATCGCCACACGGATCGATCAGATCGTCGACGTGTTCTATATTGTCGACGCGTCCGGCCGGAAGGTCACCGATTCCGGCGTGCTGGAATCGCTGCGCTCAGCGCTGATGACCGAACTGCAGGCCCTGCACGACGCGTAG
- a CDS encoding serine protease — MTRIVFALLAVAVPAGLFAADDLGSVPEQWNPMAATVRIRITESDRTQVGSGTIIQSSPGYALVLTCAHIMDRAGDDALVEVDVFGEDESRIYLGEIVGHHIDSDVGLITIRPMKVLPFAQVDLSSDEIAKGDPVMSIGCNNGARPTSQQISVRDVNLYLGADHLICAIAPIHGRSGGGLFDSAGRLIGVCSAANRKLDHGLYAGRGAIYEMLQRHDLVKLVQADQTISGVRTASQTSSEAPVRTAAGSKPSDIEVE, encoded by the coding sequence ATGACCCGAATCGTGTTTGCGCTGCTCGCCGTTGCCGTCCCCGCGGGACTCTTTGCCGCGGATGACCTCGGCTCAGTACCGGAACAATGGAATCCGATGGCCGCCACGGTGCGAATTCGGATCACAGAATCCGACCGAACTCAGGTCGGTTCCGGGACGATTATCCAGAGCAGCCCCGGATACGCTCTGGTCCTGACGTGTGCCCACATCATGGACCGCGCCGGTGATGACGCTCTGGTTGAAGTCGACGTCTTTGGCGAAGACGAAAGCCGCATTTATCTGGGTGAGATCGTGGGTCACCACATCGATTCCGATGTCGGCCTGATTACCATCCGTCCCATGAAAGTCTTGCCGTTCGCGCAGGTTGATTTGTCTTCGGACGAAATCGCAAAAGGCGATCCGGTGATGAGCATCGGGTGCAACAACGGAGCACGGCCGACGTCCCAGCAGATTTCCGTGCGGGACGTCAATCTGTACCTGGGAGCGGACCATCTGATCTGCGCCATTGCGCCAATTCACGGCAGGTCCGGCGGCGGACTGTTCGATAGCGCCGGACGGCTGATTGGCGTATGCAGCGCGGCAAACCGCAAACTGGACCACGGTCTGTATGCCGGCCGCGGCGCGATCTATGAAATGCTGCAGCGGCACGACCTGGTGAAGCTGGTGCAGGCCGATCAGACAATCTCTGGCGTACGCACGGCATCTCAGACATCGTCGGAAGCTCCCGTCCGTACGGCAGCGGGAAGCAAACCTTCTGACATCGAGGTCGAATAA
- a CDS encoding PSD1 and planctomycete cytochrome C domain-containing protein — MALLRIVHVVLVVAGYSAAISLNATYADDTHSGRSAPNSDRVSWNRDIRRILADNCFQCHGPDAGAREADLRLDQRNTAVADRDGSAAIVPGAPDNSLLIERISADDESIRMPPAATRKRLTDEERKLLHRWIEQGATYDDHWAFQPVADVAPPNVDPESARYVRNGVDAFIVQKLRASGLQPSRQADPATLVRRLYIDLVGLLPSPEVVEAFVADPSDAAYEQLVDDLLASPHYGERWGRHWLDQARYADSNGYTIDGDRTMWPYRDWVIKAINDDMPFDTFTIEQIAGDLLPHPTKGQLVATGFHRNTLINEEGGTDDEQFRNEEVIDRVNTTGAVWLGLTVGCAQCHSHKFDPITQEEFFRLFAFFNQTEDVNNVGPTVEVRENELLLDPLPPKLAEALTDSQQRIERLQATQQERRTSWETQYLAASEQTPVAIDWQPLRPVEFGARSAKLKLLDDLSLLADRGAEKETYEVSCELPQLTSVAAIRLRVLPHESLPKNGPGLADNGNFVLTGFRVKVGAQLVDIARTQASHHQAGHAVQNSIDGNSGSGWAINVTGRSDVKMNAGHEAYYVFDPPLQVEAGSRLAMTLEHQALEGFYNIGRFAMDVSDQTPGQVTSQEVVAALQTESSQRIDDQNRLIAEAFLQQDTELLAAQADLKAAREAAGFGSSTRCMVMKDLAEPRTTYRFIRGDFLRPDVQSGPLTADVPAIFPAMSVAEGQTPTRLDLAKWLVRADNPLTPRVFVNRTWLKFFGSGLVVTENDFGTQGSFPTHPELLDWLAFRFVKDGWSRKSLHRLIVTSATYRQSSRVSSRDAAGGAGVAESPTADRAGQVDPLNQLLLRQNRLRFEAEIVRDAALCVSGLLNNRIGGPSVRPPQPEGVYAFTQQNKNWKADAGPARYRRTMYTRFYRSAPHPMLTTFDSPDFQSVCTARVRSNTPLQSLTLANDEGLIEMAAGAGVKLLQDVPGTGRTQERIEHLYRTCFSRSPSDSERSAVVEFYQSELQHFSADSDAARQIVGRELPEGISAAEAASWTAVARALINTDEFITRE; from the coding sequence ATGGCATTGCTGAGAATCGTTCACGTCGTGCTGGTCGTCGCAGGTTACTCAGCGGCGATTTCGTTAAACGCGACATACGCGGATGACACCCACAGTGGAAGGTCCGCGCCGAACAGTGATCGCGTGTCGTGGAACCGCGACATTCGACGCATTCTGGCGGACAACTGCTTTCAGTGTCATGGTCCCGATGCCGGAGCCCGTGAAGCAGACCTGCGGCTGGATCAGCGCAACACGGCCGTCGCCGATCGTGATGGATCCGCGGCGATCGTCCCCGGTGCTCCCGATAATAGCCTGCTGATCGAACGCATTTCCGCCGACGATGAATCGATTCGGATGCCTCCCGCCGCAACCAGAAAACGGCTGACCGACGAAGAACGAAAACTTCTGCACCGCTGGATCGAACAGGGAGCCACCTACGACGATCACTGGGCCTTCCAGCCGGTCGCGGACGTCGCACCGCCGAACGTCGACCCGGAATCGGCCAGGTACGTTCGCAACGGCGTCGATGCCTTCATCGTTCAAAAGCTGCGGGCCAGCGGCTTGCAGCCTTCCCGGCAGGCCGATCCGGCGACTCTTGTGCGACGGCTGTATATTGATCTGGTTGGGCTGCTGCCTTCGCCCGAAGTGGTGGAAGCGTTTGTCGCTGATCCGTCCGATGCCGCTTACGAACAGCTTGTCGACGATCTTCTGGCCAGTCCGCACTACGGCGAACGCTGGGGGCGACACTGGCTGGACCAGGCGCGATACGCGGACTCCAACGGCTACACCATCGACGGCGACCGCACGATGTGGCCGTATCGCGACTGGGTCATCAAAGCCATCAACGACGACATGCCGTTCGACACGTTTACGATTGAACAGATTGCCGGAGACCTGTTGCCGCACCCGACGAAGGGTCAGCTTGTGGCCACCGGATTTCATCGAAACACACTGATCAACGAAGAAGGCGGTACCGACGACGAACAGTTCCGCAACGAAGAAGTGATTGACCGCGTGAACACAACGGGAGCCGTGTGGCTGGGACTGACGGTCGGCTGTGCTCAATGCCACAGCCACAAGTTCGACCCGATTACTCAGGAGGAATTCTTTCGGCTGTTTGCATTCTTCAATCAAACGGAAGACGTCAACAACGTCGGTCCGACGGTTGAAGTTCGCGAGAACGAACTGCTGCTGGATCCGCTGCCGCCGAAACTGGCCGAAGCTCTGACGGATTCACAGCAGCGAATTGAACGACTACAGGCGACTCAGCAGGAGCGCCGCACATCGTGGGAAACGCAATACCTGGCAGCATCCGAACAGACTCCGGTCGCCATCGACTGGCAGCCGCTGCGTCCGGTGGAATTCGGCGCGAGATCGGCGAAGCTGAAGTTGCTTGACGATCTGTCGCTGCTCGCCGACCGCGGTGCCGAAAAGGAAACGTACGAAGTATCGTGCGAGCTGCCGCAATTGACGTCCGTGGCCGCGATTCGGCTGCGAGTTCTGCCGCACGAATCGCTGCCGAAGAATGGTCCTGGACTGGCCGACAACGGCAACTTCGTGCTGACCGGTTTTCGAGTGAAAGTCGGGGCGCAGTTGGTGGACATCGCCAGGACTCAGGCGTCTCACCATCAGGCCGGACACGCCGTGCAGAATTCGATCGACGGAAACTCGGGCAGCGGATGGGCCATCAACGTCACCGGCCGTTCCGATGTCAAAATGAATGCCGGGCACGAAGCGTACTACGTCTTCGATCCGCCGCTGCAGGTGGAGGCCGGGTCGCGGCTGGCTATGACTCTGGAACATCAGGCTCTGGAAGGCTTCTACAACATCGGGCGTTTTGCCATGGATGTTTCCGACCAAACACCCGGTCAGGTGACCAGTCAGGAAGTCGTGGCGGCGCTGCAAACGGAATCTTCGCAGCGCATCGATGACCAGAACCGTTTGATCGCGGAAGCATTCCTGCAGCAGGACACGGAATTGCTGGCCGCTCAGGCGGATCTGAAAGCCGCGCGGGAAGCGGCCGGCTTTGGCTCATCAACGCGCTGCATGGTGATGAAGGATCTGGCGGAACCCCGCACGACGTACCGCTTCATTCGCGGAGATTTTCTGCGACCGGACGTTCAGAGTGGGCCGCTGACGGCCGACGTTCCGGCGATCTTCCCGGCCATGTCGGTTGCCGAAGGTCAGACGCCCACTCGTCTGGATCTCGCTAAGTGGCTTGTTCGAGCGGACAATCCGCTGACGCCGAGAGTCTTCGTGAATCGCACCTGGCTGAAGTTTTTCGGCTCCGGCCTGGTGGTTACCGAAAACGACTTCGGCACTCAGGGATCATTCCCCACGCATCCGGAACTGCTGGACTGGCTGGCCTTTCGATTCGTGAAGGACGGCTGGTCGCGGAAGTCGCTTCACCGGCTGATCGTCACCAGCGCGACGTACCGACAGTCATCACGCGTGAGCAGCCGGGACGCTGCCGGCGGAGCTGGCGTTGCCGAGTCACCTACGGCGGATCGCGCCGGCCAGGTGGATCCGCTGAACCAGCTTCTGTTGCGTCAGAACCGACTTCGCTTCGAAGCGGAAATCGTGCGCGACGCGGCCCTGTGTGTCAGCGGCCTGCTAAACAATCGAATCGGCGGTCCCAGTGTCCGGCCGCCGCAGCCCGAAGGAGTCTACGCGTTTACTCAGCAGAACAAGAACTGGAAAGCCGACGCCGGCCCCGCCCGCTATCGTCGCACGATGTACACTCGCTTCTATCGCAGTGCTCCCCATCCGATGCTGACAACGTTTGACTCACCCGATTTTCAGTCCGTCTGCACGGCTCGCGTTCGTTCGAATACGCCGCTGCAGTCACTGACTCTGGCGAACGATGAGGGCCTGATCGAAATGGCGGCCGGTGCCGGCGTGAAACTGCTGCAGGATGTTCCCGGCACCGGACGAACTCAGGAACGGATCGAACACCTCTACAGAACCTGCTTCTCGCGCTCGCCGTCCGATTCGGAACGAAGCGCCGTTGTGGAGTTCTACCAAAGCGAGCTTCAACATTTTTCGGCCGACAGCGACGCGGCCAGGCAGATCGTCGGCCGGGAACTGCCGGAAGGGATTTCCGCCGCCGAAGCCGCATCGTGGACTGCCGTCGCACGGGCTCTGATCAATACCGACGAATTCATTACACGGGAGTAG
- a CDS encoding VCBS repeat-containing protein: MNIQWLESIAARLRPQRRRQARRPQRLSTENLESRQLLTMLTPVSVAAGTTPTEVEVHDFNSDGINDIVELNSSASTISVLLGNGDGTFQPGINTPSGGTGTTMAVADFNHDGYLDVVTNHGGTIDMLHGRGDGSFELPHVYLVGAYANDIEVGDFDEDGYEDVVTASFSYGGTTEYYHNDGTGYFDRHHNSSIGPTGRYVEVGDVDGDDHEDLIQTDGNGIVAVLSGYGDGSFQSRQWVNTGHRATDIEAYDLNLDGMVELIATDGSLVSIYEGNTGGLYESPSQQYSVAGATKLTVGDVNNDGVADIVTNVGVVILGRGDGHFYAPTSYGAASGTDITLGDIDGDDVLDAVASSPGGAGSGVGISYNANNDRELLAGATQLVVSSGASTIAGAPFAVTVTARDASGNVVTDFLGTVGISGAPGTIPVSYTFSAADGGVATITDAAVLFQAGAGSYSVTSPFLPDASGTITVQAGATAGFAIEAQASVTTAGQSLIVTVAGTDAYGNATGEYAGTVRLSSSDSQAGLAGDYTFSAADGGSHEFAVTLRTAGSQTITATDTSGGYSSSTNPIQVNAAEASALSLVGGGGYIGAANAVQIAAVDPFGNVAAGYNGIVHLSSSDAASITSGDAALQNGVGTFTVTPMTLGTQTLTATSVDDASISGSEVIEVTPGWGVTMTATPLAAATAGETQSLTLTMFDSFGNVSTVFTGYVTVTTSDPRVPARSYYFSAADAGSKTIPVTLYTAGTHSVTASVNADSSVTVTQTGIAVRAGAAAYATVTPLQDVAAGETQSVTVTVRDAYGNVAVDYAGTIGLRTDNANATVSGDYTFSSADAGVHTFSIAMMESGSSTVSVVDIGTSRTLYLQTDIHIAAGAVVGFNMRAPSNVEVGTTFTITVEAIDQYGNVVPSYRGTISFKGPSGSGDILPTTYTFTAADAGEHVFTVVLTTTGKQKIEIQDLFDGSLKSNTTIDVRDSSSGGGGGGGGGGGGGGGGGGGGGGGGGGGKRGR, from the coding sequence ATGAACATCCAATGGCTGGAATCCATCGCAGCGCGACTGCGGCCTCAGCGTCGTCGACAAGCCCGTCGGCCGCAGCGGCTGTCTACCGAGAATCTGGAAAGTCGGCAGTTGCTGACGATGCTCACACCGGTCAGCGTCGCCGCCGGGACGACGCCGACCGAGGTCGAAGTGCACGACTTCAACTCCGACGGCATCAACGACATCGTGGAATTGAATTCTTCGGCCAGCACCATCAGTGTGTTGCTTGGGAACGGTGATGGAACGTTCCAGCCCGGCATCAATACTCCTTCGGGCGGTACCGGAACGACGATGGCCGTGGCGGACTTTAACCACGACGGTTATCTGGACGTCGTGACAAATCACGGCGGCACGATTGACATGCTGCACGGCCGCGGCGACGGATCCTTTGAACTTCCGCACGTTTACCTGGTGGGAGCCTACGCCAATGACATCGAAGTCGGCGACTTTGATGAAGACGGTTACGAAGACGTCGTCACCGCCAGTTTTTCGTATGGCGGAACAACGGAATACTACCACAACGACGGGACCGGTTATTTCGACCGGCATCACAACAGTTCGATCGGACCGACGGGGCGGTACGTTGAAGTCGGTGACGTCGACGGCGATGACCACGAAGACCTGATTCAGACCGACGGAAACGGCATTGTTGCCGTGTTGTCCGGTTACGGCGATGGCAGCTTCCAGTCGCGGCAATGGGTCAACACGGGTCATCGTGCCACCGACATTGAAGCCTATGACCTTAATCTGGACGGAATGGTCGAACTGATTGCAACCGACGGAAGTCTGGTTTCAATTTACGAAGGCAATACCGGCGGGTTGTATGAATCGCCATCGCAACAGTACTCCGTGGCCGGCGCCACGAAGCTGACCGTCGGTGATGTCAACAATGACGGCGTCGCCGATATCGTCACCAACGTTGGCGTCGTGATTCTGGGACGCGGCGACGGACACTTCTACGCTCCAACCAGCTACGGGGCAGCCAGCGGAACTGACATCACACTGGGCGATATCGACGGCGATGACGTGCTCGACGCTGTTGCTTCATCACCCGGCGGCGCCGGCAGCGGAGTCGGCATCAGCTACAACGCCAATAATGATCGCGAACTGCTGGCCGGCGCGACGCAGCTTGTCGTCAGCAGCGGAGCGTCGACGATCGCCGGTGCACCGTTTGCAGTGACCGTGACGGCTCGGGATGCCAGCGGCAACGTCGTCACGGACTTTCTGGGAACCGTCGGCATCAGCGGCGCACCGGGAACGATTCCCGTGTCGTACACTTTTTCGGCAGCCGATGGAGGAGTCGCCACGATTACCGACGCCGCGGTGTTGTTCCAGGCCGGAGCGGGGTCATATTCGGTAACTTCGCCGTTCCTGCCGGATGCCTCCGGAACGATCACCGTTCAGGCTGGAGCGACCGCAGGATTTGCAATTGAAGCGCAGGCTTCCGTCACAACGGCCGGCCAGTCGTTGATCGTGACGGTTGCGGGAACGGATGCTTATGGCAACGCAACCGGCGAATACGCGGGCACGGTGCGTCTGAGCAGTTCGGATTCGCAGGCCGGCCTGGCCGGCGACTACACATTCAGTGCCGCAGACGGCGGGAGTCATGAATTCGCCGTGACGCTGCGAACCGCCGGAAGCCAGACGATCACAGCAACCGACACTTCCGGAGGCTACTCCTCCAGCACGAATCCGATTCAGGTGAACGCCGCGGAGGCGTCAGCACTGTCGCTCGTCGGCGGCGGAGGGTACATCGGTGCGGCCAACGCCGTGCAAATCGCAGCCGTCGATCCGTTTGGAAACGTTGCCGCCGGGTACAACGGAATTGTCCATCTGTCCTCCTCAGATGCGGCATCGATCACATCCGGCGACGCTGCTTTACAGAACGGCGTCGGGACGTTTACCGTCACACCGATGACGCTGGGAACGCAGACGCTGACAGCGACGTCCGTGGACGATGCTTCCATCAGCGGCAGCGAGGTCATCGAAGTTACTCCGGGCTGGGGTGTCACGATGACCGCAACTCCGCTGGCGGCGGCTACGGCTGGAGAAACGCAGTCACTCACGCTGACGATGTTCGATTCCTTCGGAAACGTGTCGACCGTTTTCACGGGATATGTGACGGTGACGACGTCGGATCCGCGAGTTCCCGCGCGCAGCTACTACTTCAGTGCGGCTGACGCAGGCTCGAAGACCATTCCGGTCACTCTTTACACGGCCGGAACGCACAGCGTCACCGCATCCGTCAACGCGGACAGCAGCGTCACCGTGACTCAAACCGGCATTGCAGTCCGCGCGGGAGCCGCAGCGTACGCAACGGTGACACCGCTGCAGGATGTTGCGGCGGGTGAAACTCAGTCGGTGACTGTCACGGTCCGCGATGCCTACGGAAACGTTGCGGTCGACTATGCAGGCACGATCGGCCTGCGTACGGATAACGCGAATGCCACAGTCTCCGGTGACTACACATTTTCATCCGCCGACGCGGGCGTGCATACGTTTTCGATCGCGATGATGGAATCAGGAAGTTCGACAGTGTCCGTCGTGGATATCGGCACAAGCCGAACACTGTACCTGCAGACTGACATTCACATCGCTGCCGGTGCTGTCGTCGGGTTCAACATGCGAGCCCCGTCAAATGTCGAAGTCGGGACGACGTTCACGATCACTGTCGAAGCGATTGACCAGTACGGAAATGTCGTCCCCAGCTACCGCGGCACGATTTCGTTCAAAGGTCCTTCGGGCAGCGGCGACATTCTTCCCACAACGTACACGTTCACGGCAGCGGATGCGGGAGAGCATGTCTTCACGGTTGTGCTGACGACAACTGGAAAGCAGAAGATCGAAATCCAGGACCTGTTTGACGGCAGCCTGAAGTCGAACACCACGATCGACGTCCGTGACTCCAGCTCCGGTGGTGGCGGTGGCGGTGGCGGCGGTGGTGGCGGCGGTGGCGGTGGCGGTGGCGGCGGTGGTGGCGGTGGCGGTGGTGGAAAGCGAGGCCGCTAG
- a CDS encoding DUF1501 domain-containing protein: MLTDHNTRRQFLSTSGLSVGSIALHSLLAGDAAAATHQDMTPRLGHHAPRAKNVIYLFMAGGPSHLELFEDKPALKKYHGQLPPDSLVKGRRFAFLPKGARLLGSIRRFARYGDCGMELSELLPHHRKIVDEVCWLRGMSTDVFNHGPAKLFMNTGFQVPGRPSMGSWVTYGLGSESRDLPGFVVLQSGPRGPRAGNALWSSGFLPSTFQGVPFRGTGDPILNLTSPEGITPEHQRRFFDLVGTLNRERYDVTGDPEISTRINAYEMAFRMQSSAPELMDIGSESESTLTAYGAEPGRNSFANNCLLARRLVERGVRFVQLYHTDWDHHGGKGQTLTGDLEQVCRETDQASAALVLDLKERGLLEDTIVIWGGEFGRTPMGEVREEKVGGRDHHIDAFTLWVAGGGFRPGLLYGKTDELGFAVIDEHIHVHDLHATLLHQLGFDHEQLTHRFQGRDFRLTDVHGRVVRDVIDS; the protein is encoded by the coding sequence ATGCTGACCGACCACAACACTCGCCGCCAGTTCCTTTCGACGTCCGGACTCAGCGTCGGTTCGATCGCTCTGCACAGCCTGCTGGCTGGCGACGCCGCAGCCGCCACTCACCAGGACATGACGCCGCGGCTGGGTCATCACGCGCCGCGAGCGAAAAACGTCATCTATCTGTTTATGGCCGGCGGACCAAGCCATCTGGAACTGTTCGAAGACAAACCGGCGCTGAAAAAGTACCACGGACAGTTGCCGCCCGATTCGCTGGTAAAGGGTCGACGGTTTGCGTTTCTGCCGAAGGGAGCCCGGCTGCTGGGATCGATTCGCCGCTTCGCTCGTTATGGCGACTGCGGCATGGAACTCAGCGAACTTCTGCCGCATCACCGGAAGATCGTCGACGAAGTCTGCTGGCTGCGAGGCATGTCGACGGACGTGTTTAATCACGGGCCGGCGAAGCTGTTCATGAACACTGGTTTTCAGGTGCCCGGCCGTCCCAGCATGGGTTCATGGGTGACGTATGGTCTGGGCAGCGAATCGCGTGATCTGCCCGGCTTCGTCGTGCTGCAGTCCGGTCCCCGAGGTCCTCGCGCGGGCAACGCACTGTGGTCTTCGGGATTCCTGCCTTCCACGTTTCAGGGCGTTCCGTTTCGAGGAACCGGCGACCCGATTCTGAACCTGACCAGCCCCGAGGGAATTACCCCCGAACACCAGCGGCGATTCTTCGATCTGGTCGGCACGCTGAACCGCGAACGCTACGACGTTACCGGCGATCCGGAGATTTCCACTCGCATCAACGCCTATGAAATGGCATTTCGGATGCAGAGCAGTGCTCCGGAACTGATGGACATCGGCTCCGAATCAGAATCCACACTGACGGCCTACGGCGCGGAGCCCGGCAGGAATTCCTTTGCCAACAACTGTCTGCTGGCACGGCGGCTTGTCGAACGCGGTGTCCGCTTTGTGCAGTTGTACCACACGGACTGGGACCACCACGGCGGCAAGGGACAGACGCTGACCGGCGATCTGGAACAGGTCTGCCGCGAAACCGACCAGGCGTCTGCCGCACTGGTGCTGGACCTGAAGGAACGCGGCCTGCTGGAAGACACGATCGTGATCTGGGGCGGAGAATTCGGTCGGACTCCCATGGGCGAAGTCCGCGAAGAAAAGGTCGGCGGTCGGGATCATCACATCGACGCGTTTACGCTGTGGGTCGCGGGAGGAGGTTTCCGGCCGGGACTGCTGTACGGCAAGACCGATGAACTTGGGTTTGCCGTCATCGACGAACACATTCACGTCCATGACCTGCACGCGACACTGCTGCACCAGCTTGGTTTCGATCACGAACAACTCACGCACCGCTTTCAGGGCCGCGACTTCCGCCTGACCGATGTCCACGGGCGAGTCGTCCGGGACGTTATCGATTCGTAA